A single window of Brevundimonas vitisensis DNA harbors:
- a CDS encoding DUF3597 domain-containing protein produces MSILGKILGGIFKREPEAPAAQPDPAPTAATAPQPAPPVTAGAATSPQPEPVDVAGILDFMNDQRDQKLNWRTSIVDLMKLIGLESSLAERKELAQELNYPGDTSDTASMNIWLHKQVLQKIVDNGGQLPRDMTP; encoded by the coding sequence ATGAGCATTCTCGGCAAGATTCTCGGCGGCATCTTCAAGCGCGAGCCCGAGGCCCCTGCGGCCCAGCCTGACCCCGCCCCCACGGCGGCAACGGCACCCCAGCCCGCCCCGCCCGTCACCGCCGGAGCCGCGACCTCGCCCCAGCCCGAGCCGGTCGATGTTGCCGGCATCCTGGACTTCATGAACGACCAGCGGGACCAGAAGCTGAACTGGCGCACCTCCATCGTCGACCTGATGAAGCTGATCGGCCTGGAGAGCTCGCTGGCCGAGCGCAAGGAACTGGCGCAGGAACTGAACTATCCCGGCGACACCTCCGACACGGCGTCGATGAACATCTGGCTGCACAAGCAGGTGCTGCAAAAGATCGTGGACAACGGGGGCCAGCTGCCGCGCGACATGACGCCTTGA
- a CDS encoding DsbA family oxidoreductase, producing the protein MTDTAPQTPTRTLTIDFVSDIVCPWCVVGLGGLRTALETLKAEGIEAQITFQPFELNPQMPPEGENIGEHIARKYGSTAEQSAANRAMITERAAEAWQGFEMRMGPDSRIWNTFDAHRLLHWAGTIGRDEQAALKAALFEAHFTEGRTMTDPQVLADAAKAAGLDRAQAARVLSDGLYAAEVRAEEQLWLSRGINSVPAVVVEGKYLISGGQPAAVFEQALRQMAAS; encoded by the coding sequence ATGACCGACACCGCACCCCAGACCCCGACCCGCACCCTGACCATCGACTTCGTCTCAGACATCGTCTGCCCCTGGTGTGTGGTGGGGCTGGGCGGATTGCGGACGGCGCTGGAGACGCTGAAGGCCGAGGGGATCGAAGCGCAGATCACCTTTCAGCCGTTCGAGCTGAACCCTCAGATGCCGCCGGAGGGCGAAAACATCGGCGAGCACATTGCCCGCAAATACGGCTCGACCGCCGAACAGTCGGCGGCCAACCGCGCCATGATCACCGAGCGGGCGGCAGAGGCCTGGCAGGGTTTCGAGATGCGGATGGGGCCGGACAGCCGGATCTGGAATACCTTTGACGCCCACCGGCTGCTGCACTGGGCCGGCACGATCGGACGGGACGAACAGGCGGCGCTGAAGGCGGCCCTGTTCGAGGCCCATTTCACCGAGGGCCGCACCATGACCGACCCTCAGGTCCTGGCCGACGCGGCGAAGGCGGCGGGGCTGGACCGCGCCCAGGCGGCCCGTGTCCTGTCAGACGGCCTCTATGCCGCCGAGGTGCGGGCCGAGGAACAGCTGTGGCTGTCGCGCGGCATCAACAGCGTGCCCGCCGTGGTGGTCGAGGGCAAATATCTGATCAGCGGCGGCCAGCCGGCGGCGGTGTTCGAACAGGCGCTGCGGCAGATGGCGGCGTCCTGA
- the thiC gene encoding phosphomethylpyrimidine synthase ThiC produces the protein MKETGTIPTGERAGSRKVYVAGELYPDIRVPFREVAVHPSANEPPVTIYDSSGPYTDPTVTIDITKGLPHVKTSWQLDRGDIAPVANPREVKPEDNGHASGKHLAPRFDTSRHRVFKGVEGRPVTQYEYAQAGIITPEMEYVAIRENLRREQNAPCIRDGEDFGASIPDYVTPEFVRQEIARGRAIIPHNINHPEVEPMIIGRNFLVKINANIGNSAVLSSVDDEVDKLVWATRWGADNVMDLSTGRNIHNIRDWIIRNSSVPIGTVPIYQALEKVNGVAEDLSWEVFRDTLIEQAEQGVDYFTIHAGVRLPFIPMTAKRVTGIVSRGGSIMAKWCLSHHRESFLYEHFEEICDIMRAYDVSFSLGDGLRPGSIADANDEAQFAELRTLGELTKIAWAKGCQVMIEGPGHVPMHKIKANMDEQLKHCHEAPFYTLGPLTTDIAPGYDHITSAIGAAMIGWFGTAMLCYVTPKEHLGLPDRQDVKDGVITYKIAAHAADLAKGHPAARLHDDALSRARFEFRWEDQFNLGLDPETARKYHDETLPKEAHKTAHFCSMCGPKFCSMKISQDIRRDAAAQNDAGGSLLAPATAEAGMAEMSAKFRAGGGAIEVKV, from the coding sequence ATGAAGGAGACCGGCACCATCCCGACCGGCGAGCGGGCGGGATCGCGCAAGGTCTATGTGGCCGGCGAACTCTACCCCGACATCCGCGTGCCGTTCCGCGAGGTCGCCGTCCACCCGTCGGCCAATGAGCCGCCGGTGACCATCTATGACAGTTCCGGCCCCTATACCGACCCGACCGTCACCATCGACATCACCAAGGGTCTGCCGCACGTGAAGACCAGCTGGCAGCTGGATCGCGGCGACATCGCCCCCGTCGCCAACCCGCGCGAGGTCAAGCCCGAGGACAACGGCCACGCCAGCGGCAAGCACCTGGCCCCCCGGTTCGACACCAGCCGCCACCGCGTCTTCAAGGGCGTGGAGGGCCGCCCCGTGACGCAATACGAATACGCCCAGGCCGGCATCATCACGCCCGAGATGGAATATGTCGCCATCCGCGAGAACCTGCGCCGCGAGCAGAACGCCCCCTGCATCCGCGACGGCGAGGACTTCGGCGCCTCCATCCCCGACTATGTGACGCCCGAGTTCGTGCGTCAGGAGATCGCCCGCGGCCGCGCCATCATCCCGCACAACATCAACCACCCCGAGGTCGAGCCGATGATCATCGGCCGCAACTTCCTGGTGAAGATCAACGCCAACATCGGCAACTCGGCCGTCCTGTCCAGCGTGGACGACGAGGTGGACAAGCTGGTCTGGGCCACCCGCTGGGGGGCCGACAACGTCATGGACCTGTCGACCGGCCGCAACATCCACAACATCCGCGACTGGATCATCCGCAACTCCTCCGTCCCCATCGGCACCGTGCCCATCTATCAGGCGCTGGAGAAGGTGAACGGCGTCGCCGAGGACCTGTCCTGGGAGGTGTTCCGCGACACCCTGATCGAACAGGCCGAACAGGGCGTGGACTATTTCACCATCCACGCGGGCGTCCGCCTGCCCTTCATCCCGATGACGGCCAAGCGCGTCACCGGCATCGTCTCACGCGGCGGCTCCATCATGGCCAAATGGTGCCTCAGCCATCACCGCGAGAGCTTCCTGTATGAGCATTTCGAAGAGATCTGCGACATCATGCGGGCCTATGACGTCAGCTTCTCCCTGGGCGACGGTCTGCGCCCCGGCTCCATCGCCGACGCGAACGATGAGGCCCAGTTCGCCGAGCTGCGCACCTTGGGCGAGCTGACCAAGATCGCCTGGGCCAAGGGCTGCCAGGTCATGATCGAGGGCCCCGGCCATGTGCCGATGCACAAGATCAAGGCCAATATGGATGAGCAGCTGAAACACTGCCACGAGGCGCCCTTCTATACCTTGGGCCCGCTGACCACCGACATCGCCCCCGGCTATGACCACATCACCAGCGCCATCGGCGCGGCCATGATCGGCTGGTTCGGCACGGCCATGCTCTGCTACGTCACGCCCAAGGAGCACCTGGGCCTGCCCGACCGTCAGGACGTCAAGGACGGCGTCATCACCTACAAGATCGCCGCCCACGCGGCCGACCTGGCCAAGGGCCACCCCGCCGCCCGCCTGCACGACGACGCCCTGTCACGCGCCCGGTTCGAGTTCCGCTGGGAAGACCAGTTCAACCTCGGCCTCGACCCCGAGACCGCCCGCAAATACCACGACGAGACCCTGCCCAAGGAAGCCCACAAGACGGCCCACTTCTGCTCCATGTGCGGCCCGAAATTCTGCTCCATGAAGATCAGCCAGGACATCCGCCGCGACGCGGCAGCGCAGAACGACGCGGGGGGATCGCTGCTGGCCCCCGCCACGGCCGAGGCCGGGATGGCGGAGATGTCGGCCAAGTTCCGCGCCGGGGGCGGGGCCATCGAGGTCAAGGTCTGA
- a CDS encoding TetR/AcrR family transcriptional regulator — MSNESPARPRDRAATEAAIVAVAERLLLAQGWTGLNVQTLAAEAGVDRKLIYRYFDGVDGVVARLAQGLDLWLGQTLARQGPSAATGYPAFVRETLTAYLRALRANPLILRLLAWEMAQDTPLLRRTEAARSDVLQAWVRARRPKLRLPPEGDVMALNAVLLAAIHHLALAAQARGRFAGLDLDEGGWTRIETAVERLITAWPIEPAAISA; from the coding sequence ATGTCGAACGAGTCGCCTGCCCGCCCCCGTGATCGTGCCGCGACCGAGGCCGCCATCGTGGCGGTGGCCGAACGCCTGTTGCTGGCCCAGGGCTGGACTGGCCTGAACGTCCAGACCCTGGCGGCCGAGGCGGGCGTCGATCGCAAGCTGATCTATCGCTATTTCGACGGCGTCGACGGCGTGGTCGCGCGCCTGGCCCAAGGCCTGGACCTGTGGCTGGGTCAGACCCTTGCCCGGCAGGGCCCGTCCGCCGCCACCGGCTATCCGGCCTTCGTGCGTGAGACCCTGACCGCCTATCTGCGGGCGCTGCGGGCCAATCCGCTGATCCTGCGCCTGCTGGCCTGGGAGATGGCCCAGGACACGCCCCTGCTGCGGCGGACGGAGGCGGCGCGGTCCGATGTCCTGCAGGCCTGGGTTCGTGCCCGGCGTCCGAAACTTCGCCTGCCGCCCGAGGGCGACGTCATGGCCCTGAACGCCGTGCTGCTGGCGGCCATCCACCACCTGGCCCTGGCCGCCCAGGCGCGCGGCCGCTTCGCCGGGCTGGATCTGGACGAGGGCGGCTGGACCCGGATCGAAACGGCGGTTGAGCGCCTGATCACTGCGTGGCCGATTGAACCGGCCGCCATCTCGGCCTAG
- a CDS encoding DNA polymerase III subunit gamma/tau: MSDADPNLDGPPWEEDEPAEIFERDENTDDMFGAPAPAAPEPAAASAVVEAAPAAETDGAAYTVLARKYRPRTFEDLIGQEAMVRTLTNAFASGRIAHAFMLTGVRGVGKTTTARLLARALNNETDTIDRPSLALTLDGRHDAAIMAGQHMDVMEMDAASHTGVGDIRDILESVRYAPVEARYKVYVLDEVHMLSTQAFNALLKTLEEPPPHAKFIFATTEIRKVPVTILSRCQRFDLRRVEPEILVEHLSRIADREGMRVEADALALIARAAEGSVRDGLSLLDQALVQAEQGQTVQTTVVRDMLGLADRSQTIALFERIMAGRTPEALEIFRTLYGYGADPVQVTNDLLEHCHAASVAKMLGPNATRLPNDQAQALAALGAAISAGTLSRTWQMLLKALDEVRRAPNPADAVEMAIVRLAYAADLPGPEEALKALQSGEMPGGGAGPRGSGGGGGGGGGGASAQAVARPMAAPARPDPQTFEQMVALLGEKREIGLQIDVKSYIRPVSFKPGVLTYEPVAGAPVDLSRRLIARLNEWTGRTWLIAANGQGGAATLMDQEKAARAAERARIEADPFVQSVLAAFPGAKIGEIKLPPRAPELPVIPDEPIEED; this comes from the coding sequence ATGAGCGACGCCGACCCGAATCTCGACGGCCCTCCGTGGGAGGAAGACGAACCTGCCGAGATCTTCGAGCGGGATGAGAACACCGACGACATGTTCGGCGCGCCCGCCCCGGCGGCGCCCGAGCCTGCCGCCGCTTCCGCCGTGGTCGAGGCTGCTCCTGCCGCCGAGACCGACGGGGCCGCCTATACGGTTCTGGCGCGCAAATACCGGCCCCGGACCTTCGAGGATCTGATCGGCCAGGAGGCGATGGTTCGCACCCTGACCAATGCCTTTGCCAGCGGCCGGATCGCCCATGCCTTCATGCTGACCGGCGTGCGGGGGGTGGGCAAGACGACGACGGCGCGCCTGCTGGCCCGGGCCCTGAACAACGAGACCGACACCATCGACCGGCCGTCCCTGGCCCTGACGCTGGATGGACGGCACGACGCGGCCATCATGGCGGGCCAGCATATGGACGTCATGGAGATGGACGCTGCCTCCCACACCGGGGTCGGCGACATCCGCGACATCCTGGAAAGCGTCCGCTATGCCCCGGTCGAGGCACGCTACAAGGTCTATGTGCTGGACGAGGTCCACATGCTCTCGACGCAGGCGTTCAACGCCCTGCTGAAGACGCTGGAAGAACCCCCGCCCCACGCCAAATTCATCTTTGCCACCACCGAGATCCGCAAGGTCCCGGTGACGATCCTCAGCCGCTGCCAGCGGTTCGACCTGCGCCGGGTGGAGCCCGAGATTCTGGTCGAGCACCTGTCGCGCATCGCCGATCGCGAGGGGATGCGGGTGGAGGCCGACGCCCTGGCCCTGATCGCGCGCGCAGCCGAGGGCTCGGTACGGGACGGGCTGTCGCTGCTCGACCAGGCGCTGGTGCAGGCCGAGCAGGGCCAGACCGTCCAGACCACTGTGGTCCGCGACATGCTGGGCCTGGCCGACCGCAGCCAGACCATCGCCCTGTTCGAACGCATCATGGCCGGCCGCACGCCCGAGGCGCTGGAAATCTTCCGCACCCTTTATGGCTATGGTGCCGATCCGGTTCAGGTGACCAACGACCTCCTGGAACACTGCCACGCCGCCTCGGTGGCCAAGATGCTGGGGCCCAATGCGACCCGCCTGCCGAACGATCAGGCCCAGGCCCTGGCGGCGCTGGGGGCCGCGATCTCGGCCGGGACCCTGTCTCGCACCTGGCAGATGCTGCTGAAGGCTCTGGACGAGGTGCGGCGCGCGCCCAATCCGGCCGATGCCGTGGAAATGGCGATTGTCCGCCTAGCCTATGCCGCCGACCTGCCGGGCCCGGAGGAGGCGCTGAAGGCACTCCAGTCGGGCGAGATGCCCGGCGGCGGGGCCGGACCGCGCGGTTCGGGCGGCGGCGGCGGAGGCGGAGGCGGCGGGGCCTCGGCCCAGGCTGTGGCACGGCCCATGGCGGCCCCCGCGCGGCCAGACCCGCAGACCTTTGAACAGATGGTCGCCCTGCTGGGGGAAAAGCGCGAGATCGGCCTGCAGATCGATGTGAAATCCTATATCCGGCCGGTGTCGTTCAAGCCGGGCGTCCTGACCTATGAGCCGGTGGCCGGGGCACCGGTCGACCTTTCGCGGCGGCTGATCGCACGACTGAACGAATGGACCGGCCGCACCTGGCTGATCGCCGCCAACGGTCAGGGCGGGGCGGCGACCCTGATGGATCAGGAAAAGGCCGCCCGCGCGGCTGAGCGTGCGCGCATCGAGGCCGACCCCTTTGTGCAGTCCGTGCTGGCTGCCTTTCCCGGAGCCAAGATCGGCGAGATCAAATTGCCGCCCCGCGCCCCGGAACTGCCTGTAATCCCGGACGAACCGATCGAGGAAGACTGA
- a CDS encoding acyl-CoA thioesterase: MPARDEGPLAERATYKAFHMVSTRWADNDQYGHINNAKFYEFVDSAVNAHLLVAGALDESIGLVVDSGCRYTSSLAFPDVIEVGIKVDRIGNSSVTYGFAVFRRGTAVPAAIGHFVHVYVDAETRRPKALPPKLRGVVENLKAD; encoded by the coding sequence ATGCCCGCCCGAGACGAAGGCCCCCTGGCCGAACGCGCGACCTACAAGGCCTTTCACATGGTCTCGACCCGCTGGGCGGACAACGATCAGTACGGCCACATCAACAATGCCAAATTCTACGAGTTCGTGGATTCGGCGGTGAACGCTCACCTTCTGGTCGCCGGCGCACTGGATGAATCGATCGGTCTGGTGGTGGATTCGGGCTGCCGCTACACCTCGTCCCTCGCCTTTCCGGATGTCATCGAGGTCGGGATCAAGGTCGATCGCATCGGCAACTCCAGCGTCACCTACGGCTTTGCCGTTTTCCGCCGTGGCACGGCGGTCCCGGCCGCCATCGGCCATTTCGTGCACGTCTATGTCGATGCCGAAACCCGCCGCCCCAAAGCCCTGCCGCCCAAGCTGCGCGGCGTGGTCGAGAACCTGAAGGCGGACTGA
- a CDS encoding helix-turn-helix transcriptional regulator has product MNNRLKVLRAERNWSQAELADRLGVSRQTVNALETGRYDPSLPLAFKIARVFEQPIESIFND; this is encoded by the coding sequence ATGAACAACCGCCTCAAGGTGCTGCGCGCCGAACGCAACTGGAGCCAGGCCGAGCTGGCCGACCGGCTCGGGGTCTCGCGTCAGACCGTCAATGCGCTGGAAACGGGCCGCTATGACCCGTCCCTGCCGCTCGCTTTCAAGATCGCCCGGGTCTTCGAACAACCCATCGAATCTATCTTCAACGACTGA
- the recR gene encoding recombination mediator RecR, which yields MAAFAGPEIERLIALLAKLPGMGPRSARRAALALLKRREALLIPLAAALAETADKVRSCSICGTPDTRDPCSICSDPARDNSLICVVEEAGALWAMERSGAFRGKYHVLGGLLSALDGVGPDALRVTELVGRTRGGEASEVILALPATVDGQTTAHYIAERLAGSGVSITSLARGVPVGGELDWLDDGTIVQALRARRPT from the coding sequence ATGGCCGCCTTCGCCGGACCCGAGATCGAACGCCTGATCGCCCTCTTGGCCAAGCTGCCGGGGATGGGCCCGCGCTCGGCCCGGCGCGCGGCGCTGGCCTTGCTGAAACGGCGCGAGGCCCTGCTGATCCCGCTGGCGGCGGCCCTGGCGGAAACGGCGGACAAGGTGCGGTCCTGTTCGATCTGCGGCACGCCCGACACCCGCGATCCCTGCTCCATCTGCTCGGACCCTGCGCGGGACAACAGCCTGATCTGCGTGGTCGAGGAGGCCGGGGCCCTGTGGGCCATGGAACGGTCGGGCGCGTTTCGCGGCAAGTATCATGTGCTGGGCGGATTGTTGTCGGCGCTCGACGGTGTGGGCCCTGACGCCCTGCGCGTCACCGAACTGGTCGGACGGACACGGGGCGGAGAGGCCAGCGAGGTGATCCTGGCCCTGCCCGCGACGGTCGATGGTCAGACCACCGCCCACTATATCGCCGAGCGGCTGGCCGGGTCGGGCGTGTCGATCACCTCCCTGGCGCGGGGCGTGCCGGTCGGCGGCGAACTGGACTGGCTGGACGACGGCACGATCGTCCAGGCTCTTCGCGCCCGCAGACCGACGTAG
- the rmuC gene encoding DNA recombination protein RmuC, which translates to MTALSTVLPIIAAVFSLLAMVFAWMAWSATKGGGAAASAMDRLPDILRGEMASFRQGTDQLASTQRLELNSVLKGMADSLNARIAALTQDVNLRLQALAEVQQKTGENLAENQRLRLNETNAAVLKLTETLTAQQIEGRKAMHEELEKVRQTLSGNLESLRKENEAKLEQMRLTVDEKLQATLDQRLDASFKQVSDRLESVQKGLGEMQSLATGVGDLKRVLTNVKSRGTWGEVQLGALLEDTLTTEQYAEQVQVRPRSNERVDFAVRLPGQDENGQVWLPIDCKFPHEDYARLVAAQEAADPVEAATAGKALERAIAAQARSVAEKYISPPHTTDFAYLYLPTEGLFAEIVRREGFAAELRAKHRVELAGPSTLTALLNSLRVGFRSLQIQKKSSEVWTELGKVKTAFEKYGDALEAVDVSLERARSKVSDVGKRHRAAVHSLRNVENVALPEPATQPAALISEMPDAD; encoded by the coding sequence GTGACCGCCCTTTCGACCGTCCTGCCCATCATCGCCGCTGTCTTCTCTCTGCTGGCCATGGTCTTTGCCTGGATGGCCTGGTCGGCGACCAAGGGCGGGGGTGCGGCGGCATCGGCCATGGACCGGTTGCCGGACATCCTGCGCGGCGAGATGGCATCGTTTCGCCAGGGCACCGACCAGCTGGCCTCCACCCAACGGCTGGAGCTGAACAGCGTGCTCAAGGGCATGGCCGACAGCCTGAATGCTCGCATCGCCGCCCTGACCCAGGACGTGAACCTGCGGCTGCAGGCCCTGGCCGAGGTCCAGCAGAAGACCGGCGAGAACCTGGCCGAGAACCAGCGGCTGCGGCTGAACGAGACCAATGCCGCCGTGCTCAAACTGACCGAAACCCTGACTGCCCAGCAGATCGAGGGCCGCAAGGCCATGCACGAAGAGCTGGAAAAGGTCCGCCAGACCCTGTCCGGCAATCTGGAAAGCCTGCGCAAGGAGAACGAGGCCAAGCTGGAGCAGATGCGTCTGACGGTGGACGAAAAGCTGCAGGCCACCCTCGATCAGCGGCTGGATGCCAGCTTCAAACAGGTCAGCGACCGGCTGGAGTCGGTTCAGAAGGGGCTGGGCGAGATGCAGTCCCTGGCCACGGGCGTCGGCGATCTGAAGCGGGTTCTGACCAATGTAAAATCACGCGGCACCTGGGGCGAAGTCCAGCTGGGCGCCTTGCTGGAAGATACCCTGACGACCGAACAATATGCCGAACAGGTTCAGGTCCGGCCGCGCAGCAATGAGCGGGTGGATTTCGCGGTGCGCCTGCCCGGGCAGGACGAGAACGGCCAGGTCTGGCTGCCGATCGACTGCAAGTTTCCGCATGAGGACTATGCCCGCCTGGTCGCCGCACAGGAGGCCGCCGATCCGGTGGAGGCCGCCACGGCGGGCAAGGCGCTGGAGCGGGCCATCGCTGCACAGGCCCGCTCGGTCGCCGAGAAATACATCAGCCCGCCCCACACGACCGACTTCGCCTATCTGTATCTGCCGACCGAAGGTCTGTTTGCCGAGATTGTCCGCCGCGAAGGCTTCGCCGCCGAACTGCGGGCCAAGCACCGGGTCGAACTGGCCGGCCCCAGCACCCTGACGGCCCTGCTGAACAGCCTTCGCGTCGGGTTCCGGTCCCTGCAGATCCAGAAGAAATCCAGCGAGGTCTGGACCGAACTGGGCAAGGTGAAGACGGCGTTCGAGAAATACGGCGACGCTCTGGAGGCGGTGGATGTCTCGCTGGAACGGGCACGGTCCAAGGTGTCGGACGTCGGCAAGCGCCATAGGGCGGCGGTGCACAGCCTGCGCAACGTCGAGAACGTCGCCCTGCCCGAACCGGCGACACAGCCCGCAGCCCTGATCTCGGAAATGCCCGACGCGGACTGA
- a CDS encoding anti-phage dCTP deaminase codes for MAEPAKAARPAPADNDERNVGARELLVGQAANELVVAVVGHVGSGTSEIAELVANLLEDIGGFETTIVKARREIEEWARANGKPVPADRDRLETTQALQDLGDAMRAQTSDFASVGEAIAARIRVLRAEKQAVVIEGSEPVVPDGTPRAYVVDAIRHPAEVEVLRHIYQDAFVLIGVVCDEDVRITRITRKYENAGRAAAEALMKCDAKRGPKNGQRVSDAFHMSDFFVDNSEPRLLENGEGNSDWNVNEKLTRLLKIVSHSEVIRPSIAETAMHHAYSASMRSACLSRQVGAALIDDAGNVIATGTNEAPRAGGGVYGELFADEGSDHRCAFSNKYCSNTVQQNEIATRIVDNIPALKSLPPEEKAAISVQLRDTDIGDLIEFSRAVHAEMDALLSAARAGTSTVGTRLYVTTFPCHYCARHIVSAGVDEVQFIEPYPKSKALSLHKDSIETVASRWSSPSDVRLKTKVGDDDTHPKVLFRPFVGVAPRMYRRAFLKMRELKDKTTGKMDIGNPEWGTSWHLRAAGYAELEAQIANRGNKGG; via the coding sequence ATGGCAGAACCGGCAAAAGCGGCCCGACCCGCGCCTGCAGACAACGATGAGCGCAATGTAGGTGCGCGTGAACTTCTGGTGGGTCAGGCCGCCAATGAACTTGTCGTAGCCGTGGTCGGCCATGTCGGATCAGGTACGAGTGAGATTGCCGAGCTGGTAGCTAACCTCCTCGAGGATATCGGCGGGTTCGAGACGACCATCGTTAAAGCTCGGCGAGAGATCGAAGAGTGGGCTCGAGCCAATGGTAAGCCAGTGCCAGCCGACCGGGATCGTCTCGAAACCACTCAGGCGCTGCAGGACCTCGGCGATGCGATGCGCGCGCAGACTTCAGATTTTGCCTCGGTCGGAGAGGCGATAGCGGCGCGTATTCGGGTGCTGCGGGCTGAAAAACAGGCAGTCGTAATTGAAGGCTCAGAACCCGTGGTCCCTGACGGCACACCTCGGGCATACGTCGTTGACGCCATCAGGCATCCGGCCGAGGTCGAGGTTCTAAGGCACATCTATCAAGACGCCTTCGTGCTTATCGGCGTGGTCTGTGACGAGGACGTTCGGATAACGCGCATCACTCGGAAGTATGAGAATGCCGGGCGGGCAGCGGCGGAAGCGCTGATGAAGTGCGACGCCAAACGCGGGCCAAAAAATGGGCAGCGAGTTTCTGACGCTTTCCATATGTCGGACTTCTTCGTCGACAACAGCGAGCCCAGGCTGCTTGAGAATGGCGAGGGAAATTCGGACTGGAACGTCAATGAGAAGCTCACTCGCCTTCTCAAGATCGTGAGTCACAGTGAGGTAATCCGGCCTTCGATCGCAGAAACCGCAATGCATCATGCGTACAGTGCGTCGATGAGAAGCGCCTGCCTGTCGCGGCAGGTTGGAGCCGCTCTGATCGACGATGCCGGGAACGTCATTGCTACCGGAACGAACGAGGCGCCCCGGGCCGGTGGCGGCGTATACGGTGAACTATTTGCCGACGAAGGTAGCGACCACAGGTGTGCCTTCTCGAACAAATATTGCAGTAATACTGTTCAGCAAAATGAGATCGCCACCCGCATCGTCGACAACATTCCGGCGCTTAAGTCTCTTCCTCCGGAAGAAAAGGCGGCGATTTCGGTGCAACTGCGTGATACTGACATCGGAGATTTGATCGAGTTCAGTCGCGCGGTGCACGCTGAAATGGATGCTCTGCTTTCAGCCGCTCGCGCTGGAACTTCCACAGTTGGGACCCGGCTCTACGTTACGACGTTCCCCTGTCATTATTGCGCGAGACACATTGTCTCTGCGGGAGTCGATGAGGTGCAGTTCATTGAGCCGTACCCGAAGAGCAAGGCCCTCTCGTTACACAAAGACAGCATCGAGACTGTGGCGAGTCGATGGTCATCCCCTTCTGACGTCCGCCTGAAAACGAAGGTCGGCGACGATGATACCCATCCCAAAGTTTTGTTCAGGCCGTTCGTAGGCGTTGCACCCCGAATGTATCGCCGAGCGTTCCTGAAAATGAGGGAATTAAAGGACAAGACGACAGGGAAGATGGATATCGGTAACCCTGAATGGGGTACCAGTTGGCACCTTCGTGCTGCTGGGTATGCTGAGTTGGAAGCCCAGATCGCTAATCGCGGGAATAAAGGTGGCTAG
- a CDS encoding YbaB/EbfC family nucleoid-associated protein, whose amino-acid sequence MKDLNALMQQAQAMQQKLQDAQAKMAETTASGTSGGGLVTVALKGPGEITAVTIDDSLMVPGETEILADLIVAAHADAKRRLDEINGALMREAAGPMAGMNIPGMPKLF is encoded by the coding sequence ATGAAAGACCTCAACGCCCTGATGCAGCAGGCCCAGGCCATGCAGCAGAAACTGCAGGACGCCCAGGCCAAGATGGCCGAGACGACGGCGTCCGGCACCTCCGGCGGCGGTCTGGTCACCGTGGCTCTGAAGGGACCGGGCGAAATCACCGCCGTGACCATCGACGACAGTCTGATGGTGCCGGGCGAAACCGAGATTCTGGCCGATCTGATCGTGGCCGCCCATGCCGATGCCAAACGCCGCCTGGACGAGATCAACGGGGCCCTGATGCGCGAGGCTGCCGGGCCCATGGCCGGGATGAACATCCCCGGCATGCCCAAGCTGTTCTGA